A window of Chryseobacterium sp. IHB B 17019 genomic DNA:
CTACATTTTCTTCGTCGGTTGCCTTTACAACAACAGCACCTGCACCGTCTGCAAAGATCATCCTGTTTCTGTCATGCGGATCTGTTACCCTGCTTAATGTTTCTGCACCGATTACCAAGATGGTTTTAGCAACTTTAGCTTTAATAAGATTATCCGCCAAAATCATTCCTTCCACCCATCCCGGGCATCCGAAAAGCATATCGTAGGTTACACATTTCCTGTTTTTGATGCCTAATTTATTTTTCACTCTCGCTGCCATTGTCGGCATAAAATCAGCGTATCCGTTTACGGTAACTTCTCCGAAATTACTTGCGTAAATAATATAATCTAGCTCTTCCTGATCTATTTTCGCGTCTGCAATGGCAATTTTCGCAGCTTCGTAACCGATCTGAGAGTTGGAAAGATTTTCATCAATGAACCTTCTGTTTTCTATTTCCGTAATTTCTACAAATTTTGCAATAGTTTCTTCAGCAGGCTTGTCAATCTTTACTCCGTCTTCTGAATAAAACTCTGAATCCAAGAAAAAGTCTCTCCCAATAATTCTATTAGGAAGATAAGATCCAGAACCAATAATGATCGTATTCGGCATTCGTTTATTTGATTTTTTTTAAAGACGCAAAGTTAATAATTAATATTAATAACGAAGAATTAAAAATATTATTAAATTTGCAAAAATTGTACTTTACAATCTATGAAAAACAATCCGTCCTTAAAAGGCTTACTTATTGCAGTTGCGGCGTTTATCGTGGCCTTTGGGGTTTACTTTCTTTTTTTAGCGAAAAAGAACTCTTACGTAGTAGATAATCCTACTCCGAATACCTATTACTATAAAATTAATAACGGTTCAGAAGGTACTATTGCCGGCGGACAGACGGTTTCTGTGGATTTGGATAAAGGAAAAAATTCCATTAAAGTTTTCGATCAGAATAAAAAATTATTATTCGATTCTGCGTTTGAAGTGAATAAAGTTCGGGGACTGATTAATATTGCGCATCAGGATTATTATATCAATGATCAATATTATGGATACAATCTTAAAAAAGATTCATTACTTTTGGCGCTTGATAAGACTGTGATTGACGGGAAAACATATTTTGGAGGCGCAAGACGCTTCAATAAATTATATACTGATGATTTTTACTACAATGTGAATGAAGATTACGATAAAATAATCAAAAATATTCAGAAGGTAGAATCTAGATCAAAGATCTTCAGAAAGCAGGATTATCTTAATTATTATAAAGAATATTACAAGTTTTAAAGTTTTGACAAAAGATATAAACCAAGTTACTCCCTACAATTCAGAGGCTACAAAGAAGAGCCAGGTAGAGGATATGTTCGACAATATTGCACCGAAATATGATCTTTTGAATCATGTTTTGTCCATGAAAATTGATGTTTTGTGGAGAAATACTTTGGTGAAATGGATGAAAAATGATAATCCGCAGGAAGTGCTGGATGTGGCTACAGGAACGGGAGATCTGGCTATTACGATTGAAAAAGGAACGGGTTCCAAAGTAATTGGTTTAGATTTATCGCAACAAATGTTAAATGTTGGCGTTATTAAAATAAAAAAACTTAAATTAGACGGCAAAATTTCCATGCAAAAAGGAGATGCAGAAAATTTACCTTTCGAGGACAATAGATTCGATGCTGTTTCCGTTGCATTTGGAGTAAGGAATTTTGAAAACCTTACCAAAGGTTTAGCGGAATTGAGAAGAGTAGTGAAGGATAACAAGAGTGTTTATATACTGGAGTTTTCAAAGGTTGAGGGTTTTCTGGCGCCATTTTATATGTTTTATTTCAAAAATATATTACCTGCTATCGGCAGACTGGTTTCCAAAGACAATAGGGCATATACATACCTTCCGGATTCTGTAAATGCTTTTCCTTTCGGGGAAAAAATGAAACAAATTCTTTTAGATACAGGATTTAAAAAAGTTGAATATAAAAAACTTAGTTTAGGTATAGCCACAATTTATAAAGCAACAAAGTAACCTATGAATAAATTTTTATTAAAAGCACTGGTTTTAGCCTCAGTAAATATTGCGATTTTTGCGGATGCGCAATTCAGAACCCGAAACAGAATGGATAAGTTGGAAGACTTTGACGAGCAGAAATTCAGTTGGGGTTTTTATTTGAATGGCAACAGACTAGACTACCGTATCGTTTTGAATCCTAGATACGGGATGAATAATAATCAAAATCTTGTTACATCTAAAGAAAGCTACAGTTTCGGTGCCGGTTTGATCGCAAAATGGAGACTGAATGATTATTTGGATTTAAGATTAGAACCAGGGTTACAATTTGGTCAGAGACAATTGACTTTCAATACGCAATCAAACGACCAGTATGCTGCGGGTACTTTGACGAACGATCCTTTTACTCCGAGGCCTTTAGGTGAAAATGACAGGGTAAGAGAAATTAAAACAACTTTGGTTGACGTTCCCGTATTGCTAGAGCTTCACGGACAAAGATGGTACAACTCAAGACCTTACATCGCAGCTGGGGTGAACTATATCGTAAACCTTCAGTCGA
This region includes:
- the porT gene encoding type IX secretion/gliding motility protein PorT/SprT; its protein translation is MNKFLLKALVLASVNIAIFADAQFRTRNRMDKLEDFDEQKFSWGFYLNGNRLDYRIVLNPRYGMNNNQNLVTSKESYSFGAGLIAKWRLNDYLDLRLEPGLQFGQRQLTFNTQSNDQYAAGTLTNDPFTPRPLGENDRVREIKTTLVDVPVLLELHGQRWYNSRPYIAAGVNYIVNLQSNSDSTDDNMQQIFRSTTHNFAWSAEMGVQFYFNKFKLTPAIRGTFIMNNEIVADNATTPPYWTAAMSTLQTRAVFFVLKFE
- a CDS encoding 3-oxoacyl-ACP synthase III family protein, encoding MPNTIIIGSGSYLPNRIIGRDFFLDSEFYSEDGVKIDKPAEETIAKFVEITEIENRRFIDENLSNSQIGYEAAKIAIADAKIDQEELDYIIYASNFGEVTVNGYADFMPTMAARVKNKLGIKNRKCVTYDMLFGCPGWVEGMILADNLIKAKVAKTILVIGAETLSRVTDPHDRNRMIFADGAGAVVVKATDEENVGIIAHNTICDNGIELNYLANGPSINKDADQTRLFVRMQGRKIYEYALKNVPIAIKETIESAGLSIEDINKILIHQANAKMDYAMIERLHKLYDIKDYDHSISPMTIQDFGNSSVATIPTMYDLIIKGKMEGQTFKEKGNIVMTSVGAGMNINAIVYRFP
- the ubiE gene encoding bifunctional demethylmenaquinone methyltransferase/2-methoxy-6-polyprenyl-1,4-benzoquinol methylase UbiE, whose amino-acid sequence is MTKDINQVTPYNSEATKKSQVEDMFDNIAPKYDLLNHVLSMKIDVLWRNTLVKWMKNDNPQEVLDVATGTGDLAITIEKGTGSKVIGLDLSQQMLNVGVIKIKKLKLDGKISMQKGDAENLPFEDNRFDAVSVAFGVRNFENLTKGLAELRRVVKDNKSVYILEFSKVEGFLAPFYMFYFKNILPAIGRLVSKDNRAYTYLPDSVNAFPFGEKMKQILLDTGFKKVEYKKLSLGIATIYKATK